Proteins encoded together in one Campylobacter concisus window:
- a CDS encoding site-specific integrase gives MKNLEKNRNIYIKHNRFYIDYQKDGVRIRRATGLKKSPLAFDFIRKNYNLFLGSEEDIELAKSKYYELEDMQTDRIIRKGEQKLEPIKNTSEFSFEGIIYRLLNEKSFLKDKTIRFYNVASQAVIDFLHSKNIFYLSDFERQDSIDFVKFCKNKGLKDSSINGYCSFFKMVFRYAIANDIISKNPFYIPRFKQELHNADNGDFTPFNLSEILQLIKHAEGELRLFLIVAFFTGARTGEILALTFNDLDFQNKEIRINKTLSELGVLDSPKTKSSNRTIDMLDIVYNELIKLDYTDINQNIFSLSRAVIRLKFNDLQRSLGFKIHKLYDTRHSFASVMLSRGEEPMWVGCKMMGHKNLNETYRSYAKYLPKDTRQRATFLKNIAI, from the coding sequence ATGAAAAATTTAGAAAAAAATAGAAATATATATATTAAGCATAATCGTTTTTATATTGACTATCAAAAGGATGGCGTAAGAATTCGCCGTGCCACTGGACTGAAAAAATCCCCTTTAGCATTTGATTTTATTCGAAAAAACTATAATTTATTTCTTGGCTCTGAAGAGGATATTGAACTTGCTAAGAGCAAATATTATGAGCTCGAGGATATGCAAACTGATCGCATAATCAGAAAAGGGGAGCAAAAGCTGGAGCCTATTAAAAATACTAGTGAGTTTAGCTTTGAGGGGATTATTTATAGATTGCTTAATGAAAAATCCTTTTTAAAGGATAAAACAATCAGGTTTTATAATGTTGCTAGTCAGGCTGTTATCGATTTTCTGCATTCAAAAAACATCTTTTACCTGTCCGATTTTGAAAGGCAGGATAGTATTGATTTTGTAAAATTTTGTAAAAACAAGGGCTTAAAAGATAGCTCAATTAATGGGTATTGCTCTTTTTTTAAAATGGTTTTTCGTTATGCTATTGCCAATGATATAATCTCAAAAAATCCATTCTATATACCTAGGTTCAAACAAGAATTACATAATGCCGACAATGGTGATTTTACCCCTTTTAATTTAAGTGAGATTTTGCAACTTATAAAACATGCCGAGGGCGAGCTACGCTTATTTTTAATAGTTGCATTCTTTACTGGGGCTAGGACTGGCGAGATTTTGGCTTTGACTTTTAATGACTTGGATTTTCAAAATAAGGAGATACGTATTAATAAAACTCTATCGGAGCTAGGTGTTTTGGATTCTCCTAAAACTAAATCCAGCAATCGTACAATCGATATGCTTGATATTGTTTATAATGAACTGATAAAACTCGATTATACCGATATTAATCAAAATATTTTTTCTCTTTCACGAGCAGTTATCAGATTAAAATTTAATGATTTGCAGAGATCCCTTGGCTTTAAAATACATAAGCTTTATGATACTAGACACTCATTCGCTTCTGTAATGTTAAGTCGTGGCGAGGAGCCGATGTGGGTTGGTTGTAAAATGATGGGTCATAAAAATTTAAATGAGACCTATCGCTCTTATGCTAAATATCTACCAAAAGATACTAGGCAAAGAGCAACTTTTTTAAAGAATATAGCAATTTAA
- a CDS encoding ferrochelatase, translating to MTIENLTRLINAEALNAPTITSVSEFVFELKHVRRGFAYICLNANDSDIETAIKQGAYAIISEDNVPIIDKEIAFLKVSSLQTAMIKLMRFEATHKDLKFCAVNPFINDFLEKSKLGSNAHVMSKNITELFNQIFHVKVFDIFFGDDTRTLQRISPLFETIYTDTTMHEINPSSIFFTNTVFKQTYYQNLNIPRVFAGMFYGLLKFLDSNKISFKPYEGRIHGHFDPIFIDKNFIPTSFGNSFRAIITESDEDLFISQSIFLNKKFSPDEIKICLPEGSLLKVQNAIYFKNLSEIKKLKNFIYILILCQKEELLEELHKTSEENLLF from the coding sequence ATGACAATAGAAAATTTAACTCGTCTAATAAATGCCGAGGCTCTAAACGCACCGACGATAACTAGCGTAAGCGAGTTTGTTTTCGAGCTAAAGCATGTAAGACGTGGCTTTGCGTATATTTGCTTAAACGCAAACGATAGCGACATAGAAACAGCGATTAAACAAGGCGCATACGCCATAATTAGCGAAGACAATGTGCCAATTATCGACAAAGAGATCGCTTTTTTAAAAGTTAGTAGCTTACAAACTGCCATGATAAAACTCATGAGATTTGAGGCTACTCACAAAGATTTAAAATTTTGCGCCGTAAATCCTTTTATAAATGACTTTTTAGAAAAATCAAAGCTCGGCTCTAACGCACACGTCATGTCAAAAAATATCACTGAGCTTTTTAATCAAATTTTTCACGTAAAGGTCTTTGATATCTTTTTTGGCGATGATACAAGAACACTTCAGCGAATATCGCCTCTTTTTGAGACCATTTACACAGATACAACTATGCACGAGATAAATCCAAGCTCGATCTTTTTTACAAATACGGTCTTTAAGCAAACATACTATCAAAACTTAAACATACCACGAGTTTTTGCTGGGATGTTTTATGGGCTTTTAAAATTTCTTGATAGCAATAAAATTTCATTTAAGCCTTACGAAGGTAGGATTCACGGGCATTTTGACCCGATTTTTATAGATAAAAATTTTATTCCTACTAGTTTTGGAAATAGCTTTAGAGCCATAATTACTGAAAGCGATGAAGATTTATTCATAAGCCAAAGTATATTTTTAAATAAAAAATTTAGCCCTGATGAGATAAAAATTTGCTTGCCAGAAGGCTCTTTGTTAAAAGTACAAAACGCAATCTACTTTAAAAATTTAAGCGAGATAAAAAAGCTTAAAAATTTTATCTATATATTGATTTTATGCCAAAAAGAGGAGCTTTTAGAAGAGCTTCACAAAACATCCGAAGAAAATCTACTCTTTTAA
- the metG gene encoding methionine--tRNA ligase, which produces MKEKAYITTPIYYVNDVPHIGHAYTTIIADTLARFNRLQGKETYFMTGTDEHGQKIEQAARARGKTPKEYADEISAKFRSLWDEFEISYDHFIRTTDEEHKQTVQNVFEKMQANGDIYKGEYEGFYCVSCETFFNQRDLLEDNHCPDCGRVTSLVKEESYFFKLSKYEDALLKWYENDELCVIPKGKKNEVVSFVKGGLKDLSVTRTSFDWGIKLPKSANDDKHVMYVWLDALINYLTTLGYSRDNAKMDLWPYTTHIVGKDILRFHAVYWPAFLMSLGLPLPKHVAAHGWWTINGEKMSKSKGNVINPREVANAYGLENFRYFLLREVPFGQDGDYSQKALIERINSELGNGLGNLLSRIVGMSAKYSDYKIGSKDVIKFHKAELDEAKGYLDEAIKNLEILATNRYLEDLWKVVTLANAAVAKYEPWSLVKAGKTDEANALVALCANLLAKVAILLSPAMPKTCAKIADTLGFSIDTVSYESLVLKNEISNFVAKATEPLFPRIEKELMSEANESKVEVKAEPKEEKKEDEIISIDDFAKVVIKVGEVLECERVEGSEKLLKFKIDLGEEQPRQILSGIAKYYEPSSLVGKQVCVLANLKERTMMKKYVSQGMILSASDGSLTLLGTQGKVKNGAIVG; this is translated from the coding sequence ATGAAAGAAAAAGCTTATATAACGACCCCAATATACTATGTAAACGACGTGCCACACATTGGCCACGCCTACACGACTATCATCGCTGATACACTTGCTAGATTTAACCGCTTGCAAGGCAAAGAAACATACTTTATGACAGGTACAGACGAGCATGGACAAAAGATCGAGCAGGCGGCTCGTGCTAGAGGCAAGACTCCAAAAGAGTACGCCGACGAGATCAGTGCGAAATTTAGATCACTTTGGGATGAATTTGAGATAAGCTACGATCATTTTATAAGAACAACCGACGAAGAGCACAAACAAACCGTGCAAAATGTCTTTGAAAAGATGCAAGCAAATGGCGACATTTACAAAGGCGAATATGAGGGATTTTACTGCGTTAGCTGCGAAACTTTTTTTAACCAAAGAGACCTGCTAGAAGACAATCACTGTCCAGACTGCGGCCGAGTGACATCTTTAGTTAAAGAAGAGAGCTACTTTTTTAAGCTTTCAAAATATGAAGATGCACTTTTAAAATGGTACGAAAACGACGAGCTTTGCGTTATCCCAAAGGGGAAGAAGAACGAGGTCGTAAGCTTTGTAAAAGGCGGGTTAAAAGACCTTTCGGTAACAAGAACGAGCTTTGACTGGGGCATAAAGCTACCAAAGAGCGCAAATGACGACAAGCACGTTATGTACGTTTGGCTTGACGCACTTATAAACTATCTAACAACATTAGGATACTCAAGAGATAACGCTAAAATGGATCTTTGGCCATATACGACACATATCGTTGGCAAGGACATCTTGCGCTTTCACGCAGTTTACTGGCCGGCATTTTTGATGAGTCTTGGCTTGCCACTACCAAAACACGTAGCAGCCCACGGCTGGTGGACTATAAATGGCGAAAAGATGAGCAAAAGCAAGGGCAATGTCATAAACCCAAGAGAGGTCGCAAACGCTTACGGGCTTGAAAATTTCAGATACTTTTTGCTTAGAGAAGTACCATTTGGTCAAGATGGCGATTACAGCCAAAAGGCTTTGATTGAGCGTATAAATTCAGAACTTGGCAATGGACTTGGTAACTTGCTAAGCCGTATTGTTGGCATGAGTGCAAAGTATAGCGACTATAAAATCGGTTCAAAAGACGTGATCAAATTTCACAAAGCCGAACTTGATGAGGCGAAGGGCTACCTTGATGAGGCTATAAAAAATTTAGAAATTTTAGCAACAAACCGCTATTTAGAGGATCTTTGGAAGGTCGTAACGCTTGCAAATGCAGCCGTTGCGAAGTATGAGCCATGGTCACTTGTAAAAGCTGGCAAAACTGACGAGGCAAACGCACTTGTGGCACTTTGTGCAAATTTACTTGCAAAAGTGGCGATACTGCTTAGTCCAGCCATGCCAAAAACTTGTGCTAAGATAGCTGACACGCTTGGCTTTAGCATAGACACAGTATCTTATGAAAGCCTTGTTTTGAAAAATGAAATTTCAAATTTTGTGGCAAAAGCTACCGAGCCACTTTTCCCAAGAATAGAAAAAGAGCTAATGAGCGAGGCAAATGAGTCAAAGGTTGAGGTAAAAGCTGAGCCAAAAGAGGAGAAAAAAGAGGACGAAATCATTAGCATTGATGACTTTGCAAAGGTGGTGATAAAAGTAGGTGAAGTGCTCGAGTGCGAGAGAGTCGAGGGTAGTGAGAAACTGCTTAAATTTAAGATAGATCTTGGCGAGGAGCAGCCGCGTCAAATTTTATCTGGCATCGCAAAATACTACGAGCCTAGCTCGCTTGTGGGCAAACAAGTTTGCGTTTTAGCAAATTTAAAAGAGCGAACGATGATGAAAAAATATGTCTCTCAAGGCATGATCCTAAGCGCATCTGATGGCTCGCTAACACTTCTTGGTACACAAGGTAAAGTTAAAAATGGCGCGATCGTTGGCTAA
- a CDS encoding class 1 fructose-bisphosphatase has protein sequence MQELNQIFNTIKEIAKEISEVIKYADLGYTTHENATGDTQLKLDVKSDEIITAKFKELACVKALISEEKEDELEINKNAKFIIAYDPLDGSSLVDVNFAVGSIFGIYEDEVKPEKLIAAAYSIYGPRLELVIAEKKGTLPKFYRLGKDGEFKFVKELELKEKGKLNATGATQKGWSQTHRNFINELFNQGYRLRYSGAMVSDLHQILLKGGGLFSYPATSDHPNGKLRVVFEVLPFAFIYENAKGATTNGKNQTLFDIKIEKIHQTTPCFFGSRDEISLLHKFYEKK, from the coding sequence ATGCAAGAATTAAACCAAATCTTTAACACCATAAAAGAGATCGCAAAAGAGATAAGCGAAGTGATAAAATATGCCGATCTTGGCTACACAACTCACGAAAACGCAACCGGCGACACACAGCTAAAGCTTGATGTCAAAAGCGATGAGATCATCACAGCTAAATTTAAGGAGCTTGCCTGCGTAAAAGCGCTAATTAGCGAAGAGAAAGAGGACGAGCTTGAGATCAATAAAAACGCTAAATTTATCATCGCTTACGATCCACTTGATGGCTCAAGCTTAGTTGATGTAAATTTTGCCGTTGGCTCGATCTTTGGCATCTACGAAGACGAGGTAAAACCAGAAAAATTAATAGCCGCAGCTTACAGCATATATGGCCCAAGGCTTGAGCTTGTAATTGCTGAGAAAAAGGGCACTTTGCCTAAATTTTATAGACTTGGCAAAGATGGCGAGTTTAAATTTGTAAAAGAGCTTGAGCTAAAAGAAAAAGGCAAGCTAAACGCCACGGGAGCCACGCAAAAAGGCTGGAGCCAAACGCATAGAAATTTTATAAACGAGCTATTCAACCAAGGCTACAGACTAAGATACTCAGGTGCGATGGTGAGCGATTTGCATCAAATTTTGCTAAAAGGTGGCGGCCTTTTTAGCTATCCAGCAACGAGCGATCATCCAAATGGTAAGCTAAGAGTAGTCTTTGAAGTGTTGCCATTTGCCTTCATATATGAAAACGCAAAGGGCGCAACGACAAACGGCAAAAACCAAACACTTTTTGATATAAAAATAGAAAAAATTCACCAAACAACGCCATGCTTTTTTGGCTCACGTGATGAAATTTCACTTTTGCATAAATTTTACGAGAAAAAATAA
- the mobB gene encoding molybdopterin-guanine dinucleotide biosynthesis protein B, with amino-acid sequence MKRLAIAFSGPSNSGKTTLILKVAKKFIDDGLKVAIVKHDPGDKAKFDVEGKDSFKFSQTGADVVVMSPTRTTYFSQNPQEISDVIKMLGEFDMLLVEGLKTLPLPRLSVFKDEIDEKYLSFSDAIATYKKQIPYKIKNINLDDIDAICAWIIKNAKAV; translated from the coding sequence ATGAAAAGACTTGCTATCGCTTTTTCTGGTCCTTCAAATAGCGGAAAAACAACTCTTATTTTAAAAGTTGCAAAGAAATTTATAGACGATGGCTTAAAGGTTGCGATAGTAAAACATGATCCAGGCGACAAGGCTAAATTTGATGTTGAAGGCAAGGATAGCTTTAAATTTTCTCAAACTGGGGCAGATGTGGTGGTGATGAGTCCGACTAGAACAACTTATTTTTCACAAAATCCACAAGAAATTAGCGACGTCATTAAAATGCTAGGCGAGTTTGATATGCTATTAGTCGAGGGGTTAAAGACGCTTCCACTACCAAGATTAAGTGTTTTTAAAGATGAAATAGATGAAAAATATCTTAGCTTTTCAGATGCGATCGCAACATACAAAAAACAAATTCCTTACAAGATAAAAAATATAAATTTAGACGATATAGACGCTATTTGTGCGTGGATAATCAAAAATGCAAAGGCTGTATAA
- a CDS encoding lytic transglycosylase domain-containing protein has translation MILLRHFSILSLACVALLAKIYTYEELKNEPKSLAKDYYINRLINEGSYTKEQIADLSRDVFRKAGLVQKSIDKILPPKAAPSKCPGVNTKNITQANLTCQNLLTSITFSLKLDNHTREILAANLAKTNPEKSKILLVLNEANPAKAFANLNDTKSFLELFNASSPQNKSILFSESFDANFMTKLYSQKGFTNLLNDIVFNKKYEGFRRNLLSIDPAVTEKNDAFTLGLNAILLGQDDIAFSLFARAKSTFERAWQRDNATFWQYQISKNESFLKELSASKDANIYSLYARDLIGGEPLEVIVPRPSKQNIENFDVSDPFLWNKTAALAKDMNATQASEFAKKFYTNESIGAYAFFMQKAHGWEKQYFLMPSSPELDGISNERKSMIYALARQESLFIPSVVSTSYALGMMQFMPFLANAIGKKELKIPNFDQDDLFKTDVAFKFANHHLNYLDKFLYHPLFTAYAYNGGIGFTKKLITRDDMFKEGKFEPFLSIELVPVAETRNYGKKVLANYVIYMALTGSNIKISQLFENLTKPALTDKFRN, from the coding sequence TTGATTTTGCTGCGTCACTTTAGTATTCTCTCTCTTGCCTGTGTTGCTCTTTTAGCTAAAATCTATACCTACGAAGAGCTAAAAAACGAGCCAAAAAGCCTAGCAAAAGACTACTACATCAACCGTCTTATTAACGAGGGCAGCTATACAAAAGAGCAGATCGCAGATCTTTCGCGTGATGTATTTAGAAAAGCGGGCCTTGTTCAAAAATCAATCGATAAAATTTTACCTCCGAAAGCGGCTCCTAGCAAATGCCCTGGTGTAAATACAAAAAATATCACCCAGGCAAATCTAACCTGCCAAAATTTGCTAACATCTATTACTTTTAGCTTAAAGCTTGATAATCACACTCGTGAAATTTTAGCAGCCAATCTTGCAAAGACAAATCCAGAAAAATCAAAAATTTTACTCGTATTAAATGAAGCAAATCCGGCTAAAGCTTTTGCAAATTTAAACGATACAAAGAGCTTTTTAGAGCTATTTAACGCCTCTAGCCCGCAAAATAAAAGTATACTTTTTAGCGAAAGTTTTGATGCAAATTTCATGACCAAGCTCTACTCACAAAAGGGCTTTACAAATTTATTAAACGATATTGTTTTTAATAAAAAATATGAAGGCTTTAGGAGAAATTTGCTAAGCATCGATCCAGCTGTCACTGAAAAAAATGACGCTTTTACGCTTGGATTAAATGCGATTTTACTAGGACAAGACGATATCGCTTTTAGTCTTTTTGCAAGAGCCAAGAGCACATTTGAAAGAGCTTGGCAAAGAGATAATGCGACCTTTTGGCAGTACCAGATAAGCAAAAACGAAAGCTTTTTAAAAGAGCTAAGTGCCAGCAAGGACGCGAATATATACTCACTTTACGCAAGAGATTTGATCGGTGGTGAACCACTTGAGGTCATCGTACCAAGGCCTAGTAAGCAAAATATCGAAAATTTTGACGTAAGCGATCCGTTTTTATGGAACAAAACTGCAGCCCTTGCAAAGGATATGAATGCCACGCAAGCAAGCGAATTTGCTAAGAAATTTTATACAAACGAAAGCATCGGCGCCTATGCATTTTTCATGCAAAAGGCGCATGGCTGGGAGAAGCAATACTTCTTGATGCCAAGTTCTCCTGAGCTTGATGGCATCAGTAACGAGAGAAAGTCAATGATCTACGCTCTGGCTAGACAAGAGAGTCTCTTTATCCCAAGCGTAGTTTCTACTTCATACGCCCTTGGCATGATGCAGTTTATGCCATTTCTTGCAAATGCGATCGGTAAAAAAGAGCTAAAAATCCCAAATTTTGACCAGGATGATCTTTTTAAAACAGATGTCGCATTTAAATTTGCAAATCACCACCTAAACTATCTTGATAAATTTCTCTATCATCCTCTCTTTACCGCATATGCGTACAACGGCGGTATTGGCTTTACTAAAAAGCTTATCACAAGAGATGATATGTTTAAAGAGGGGAAATTTGAGCCGTTTTTATCGATCGAGCTTGTCCCAGTCGCAGAGACTAGAAACTACGGCAAAAAGGTGCTTGCAAACTACGTGATCTATATGGCGCTTACTGGTTCCAATATAAAGATTTCGCAACTTTTCGAAAATTTAACAAAACCGGCTTTGACTGATAAATTTCGAAACTAA
- a CDS encoding YggT family protein, whose protein sequence is MILSTLFSAIANILHLIITVYTWVIIAAALISWVRPDPSSPVVQLLYRLTEPVYSFIRRYIKTNFSGIDFTPLIVLLALQFLDQFLIRLLFDFAASL, encoded by the coding sequence ATGATACTTTCCACCCTATTTTCAGCGATCGCAAACATTTTGCACCTTATTATCACGGTCTATACTTGGGTCATTATCGCAGCAGCGCTCATTAGCTGGGTCAGACCTGATCCTAGCTCGCCAGTCGTGCAGCTACTTTATAGGCTAACTGAGCCGGTTTATAGCTTTATTAGACGCTATATAAAAACAAATTTTAGTGGCATCGACTTTACTCCGCTTATCGTACTTTTAGCACTTCAATTTTTAGATCAATTTTTAATAAGGCTTTTGTTTGATTTTGCTGCGTCACTTTAG
- the gltX gene encoding glutamate--tRNA ligase, giving the protein MYRFAPSPTGDMHIGNLRAAIFNYICSLQDKSGFILRIEDTDKERNIEGKEKDILEILSKFGIKPEQIYIQSENLKFHRQLASKLLIDKKAFACFCTEEELEAKKQKAKEQGVAYRYDGTCERLSDAEVLNCEKPFVIRMKKPTRTMSFTDAIKGELSFEPDAVDSFVIMRADKTPTYNFACAVDDMLEGVTFVIRGEDHVSNTPKQDLIREGLGYTGKMNYAHLPILLNIEGKKMSKRENESSVKWLFEQGFLPEAIANYLILLGNKTPTEIFTIEDAVKWFDITKISRSPARFDVKKLEQINREHIKLASKERIKEIFGVDDRKVELVKFYTQESSLVPEIKAKVEAIYSPKIVPEEYKNEFEIIKKAAHNLKACETFDEFKKELMSVTNLKGKNFFMPLRALLTNDLHGPELSELYPLIKDDLAKILI; this is encoded by the coding sequence ATGTATCGTTTTGCACCCTCTCCAACAGGAGATATGCACATAGGAAATTTACGTGCCGCTATTTTTAATTATATTTGTTCTTTGCAAGATAAAAGTGGCTTTATTTTACGCATAGAAGATACCGACAAAGAGCGAAATATCGAGGGAAAAGAGAAAGATATTTTAGAAATTTTAAGCAAATTTGGCATAAAACCAGAGCAAATTTACATCCAAAGTGAAAATTTAAAATTCCACAGACAGCTAGCTTCAAAGCTCCTCATCGACAAAAAAGCTTTTGCTTGCTTTTGCACCGAAGAAGAACTTGAGGCAAAAAAACAAAAAGCAAAAGAACAAGGCGTGGCATATAGATATGACGGTACCTGCGAGAGATTAAGCGATGCTGAAGTTTTAAACTGCGAGAAGCCATTTGTCATCCGCATGAAAAAGCCAACACGCACTATGAGCTTTACAGATGCGATCAAAGGCGAGCTAAGCTTCGAGCCAGACGCTGTTGATAGCTTTGTCATCATGAGAGCAGACAAGACTCCAACTTACAACTTTGCTTGTGCAGTTGATGATATGCTTGAAGGCGTGACCTTTGTCATACGTGGCGAGGATCACGTGAGCAATACACCAAAGCAAGACCTCATACGCGAGGGGCTTGGCTACACTGGCAAGATGAACTACGCGCATTTGCCTATCCTTTTAAATATAGAGGGTAAAAAAATGAGCAAACGCGAGAACGAATCAAGCGTAAAATGGCTTTTTGAGCAGGGATTTTTACCTGAGGCGATCGCAAACTATCTGATACTTCTTGGCAACAAAACTCCAACCGAAATTTTTACGATCGAAGATGCGGTAAAGTGGTTTGATATAACTAAAATTTCACGCTCACCTGCTAGATTTGACGTGAAAAAACTTGAGCAGATAAATAGAGAACACATCAAGCTTGCTTCAAAAGAGCGCATAAAAGAGATCTTTGGCGTGGATGATAGAAAAGTTGAGCTAGTTAAATTTTACACTCAAGAGAGCTCTCTAGTGCCTGAGATAAAGGCAAAAGTTGAGGCTATATACTCACCAAAAATAGTTCCAGAAGAGTATAAAAACGAATTTGAGATAATCAAAAAAGCAGCTCATAATTTAAAAGCTTGCGAAACATTTGATGAGTTTAAAAAAGAGCTTATGAGCGTTACAAATTTAAAAGGTAAAAACTTTTTCATGCCACTACGTGCGCTACTTACAAACGACCTTCACGGTCCTGAGCTAAGCGAGCTCTATCCGCTCATCAAAGATGATCTGGCCAAAATTTTAATCTAG
- the mscL gene encoding large-conductance mechanosensitive channel protein MscL, translating to MSFISEFKEFAMRGNVIDMAVGVVIGGAFGKIVSSLVGDVIMPVVGVLTGGVNFTDLKLTLKEAVEGAPAVTINYGSFIQTMVDFLIIAFCIFCVIKALNTLKNKLPKEEPAPVEPETPADIILLTEIRDLLKK from the coding sequence ATGAGTTTTATAAGCGAATTTAAAGAATTTGCGATGCGCGGAAATGTCATAGATATGGCTGTTGGTGTTGTTATAGGTGGCGCGTTTGGAAAGATCGTTTCATCACTAGTTGGTGATGTTATCATGCCTGTTGTTGGCGTTTTAACTGGTGGTGTAAATTTCACTGATCTTAAGCTTACACTAAAAGAAGCGGTAGAGGGAGCGCCTGCTGTTACGATAAACTATGGCTCATTTATACAAACAATGGTTGATTTTTTAATAATCGCATTTTGTATTTTTTGCGTCATCAAAGCTTTAAATACACTTAAAAATAAATTACCAAAAGAGGAGCCAGCTCCAGTAGAGCCTGAAACTCCAGCTGACATTATACTTTTAACTGAGATTAGAGATCTTCTTAAAAAATAA
- a CDS encoding Crp/Fnr family transcriptional regulator has product MIEQIPFFQGLSAEDLAKLEAISVVKKYKKGEFLFIEGEEPKWLTFLITGSVKLYKTTANGKEIFIHQLAPMNFVAEVVNFENIPYPASAIFTISGEVLKINYEKFEAQFLTKPEICMKFLKSMAQKIRITTNLLHQELILSSEEKVARFILNHEDLFNELKHTKISSILNMTPETFSRILNKFKTNGLVKLDEKNQILEKDVGGLQEIYSY; this is encoded by the coding sequence ATGATAGAACAAATCCCATTTTTTCAAGGCCTTAGCGCCGAGGACCTAGCCAAACTTGAAGCAATAAGCGTTGTTAAAAAATACAAAAAAGGCGAGTTTTTATTTATAGAGGGCGAGGAGCCAAAGTGGCTTACATTTTTGATAACTGGCTCGGTTAAACTTTATAAAACTACGGCAAATGGCAAGGAAATTTTTATCCATCAGCTTGCACCTATGAATTTTGTAGCTGAAGTTGTAAATTTTGAAAATATCCCTTATCCAGCAAGCGCCATTTTTACTATCTCCGGCGAGGTTTTAAAGATAAATTATGAAAAATTTGAAGCACAATTTTTAACAAAGCCAGAAATTTGCATGAAATTTCTAAAATCAATGGCTCAAAAGATAAGAATAACTACAAATTTACTCCACCAAGAACTAATACTAAGCTCCGAAGAAAAGGTGGCTAGGTTCATTTTAAATCATGAAGATCTATTTAATGAACTAAAGCATACAAAAATTTCATCAATACTCAATATGACTCCAGAAACTTTTTCGAGAATTTTAAATAAATTTAAAACAAATGGTTTGGTTAAACTTGATGAGAAGAACCAAATTCTGGAAAAAGATGTAGGTGGACTACAAGAAATTTATTCTTATTGA
- a CDS encoding cytochrome c3 family protein: MAEVKKKFFVWSSVIIGIVIGLIASMGIADALHATGSGYICTICHTMDPMNAAYHEDAHGGNNKLGIKAECSACHLNHTSAYTYVLTKLKVSINDGYKTFFTDTDKIDWRKKREHASHFVYDSGCLTCHSNLKNVIQAGKSFLPHRDYFVLGNPNKKSCVDCHEHVGHKNLGLQIDKFEAIKKQENNKTK, translated from the coding sequence TTGGCTGAAGTTAAGAAGAAATTTTTTGTTTGGTCATCTGTGATAATAGGCATCGTAATCGGCCTTATCGCTTCTATGGGCATAGCTGATGCACTTCACGCGACTGGTAGTGGCTACATCTGTACTATTTGTCACACGATGGATCCTATGAATGCTGCATATCATGAAGATGCACATGGCGGCAATAACAAGCTTGGCATAAAAGCTGAATGTTCAGCCTGTCACCTAAATCATACAAGTGCCTATACCTATGTACTTACAAAACTTAAAGTATCGATAAATGATGGCTATAAGACATTTTTTACAGATACGGACAAGATCGACTGGCGTAAAAAGCGCGAGCACGCATCTCACTTTGTCTATGATAGTGGATGTTTGACTTGCCACTCAAATTTAAAAAATGTTATTCAAGCTGGTAAATCATTCTTGCCACATAGAGATTATTTCGTTCTTGGAAATCCTAATAAGAAATCATGTGTTGACTGCCACGAGCATGTTGGTCACAAGAATTTAGGACTACAAATCGATAAATTTGAAGCAATTAAAAAACAAGAAAACAATAAAACCAAGTAA